In the Peptoclostridium acidaminophilum DSM 3953 genome, one interval contains:
- a CDS encoding D-alanyl-D-alanine carboxypeptidase family protein — protein sequence MRKYLCIVLSFLILISTNLTAFSQEQDNLNLTGEAAVLINADGTEILYEKNAHQKMYPASTTKIMTALLTVENCNLDDAVTIDYDMSYIDGSSMYIKQGETFTVRQLLEFMLVRSANDAAVALANHIGGSVDKFKDLMNKRAQELGCKDTHFNNPNGLPDVDHYTSAHDLALIAQEAMKHEDFRNTVKLEKVSLPPTELTADWRVYRNTNKFLWSNSSIDYKGSSVKLKYDVINGIKTGYTNVARNCLVTSASKDGLNVISVVLKAEGRNVYIDSRTLIDYGLDNFHAVNVIGSDEARGEKRIFLSNEGSLKYGPARNFSIVLKNSETLDKSNVRTNVVLHDKLDFPVKKGR from the coding sequence ATGAGAAAATATCTTTGCATAGTTCTTTCATTTCTAATTTTAATTTCAACTAATCTTACTGCTTTTTCGCAGGAGCAGGACAACCTGAACCTAACCGGCGAAGCGGCAGTCCTTATAAATGCCGACGGAACTGAAATTCTCTACGAAAAAAACGCCCACCAGAAGATGTATCCGGCCTCTACCACCAAGATAATGACAGCGCTTTTGACAGTAGAAAACTGTAACCTCGATGATGCTGTAACCATAGACTACGACATGAGCTATATAGACGGCAGCAGCATGTATATCAAACAGGGCGAGACCTTCACCGTGAGGCAGCTTCTCGAATTCATGCTGGTGCGTTCTGCAAACGATGCCGCAGTTGCGCTGGCAAACCACATTGGCGGCTCCGTCGACAAGTTCAAGGACCTCATGAACAAAAGAGCTCAGGAGCTGGGCTGCAAGGATACCCACTTTAACAACCCAAATGGTCTGCCTGACGTTGACCACTACACTAGCGCTCATGACCTGGCTCTGATAGCGCAGGAAGCCATGAAGCATGAGGATTTCAGGAATACCGTAAAGCTTGAAAAGGTAAGCCTGCCGCCGACTGAGCTGACTGCGGACTGGAGAGTATACAGAAATACCAACAAATTCCTGTGGAGCAACAGCTCCATTGACTACAAGGGAAGCAGCGTCAAACTCAAGTACGACGTCATAAACGGCATAAAGACAGGCTATACAAACGTGGCCCGCAACTGCCTTGTCACTTCCGCATCCAAAGACGGTCTCAATGTCATATCAGTAGTTTTGAAGGCGGAGGGAAGGAATGTTTATATCGATTCAAGAACGCTTATCGATTACGGTCTCGATAACTTTCATGCTGTAAATGTAATAGGAAGCGATGAAGCCAGAGGCGAAAAGCGCATATTCCTATCGAATGAAGGCAGCCTTAAATACGGCCCCGCGAGAAATTTCAGCATCGTGCTCAAAAATAGCGAAACGCTTGATAAAAGCAATGTACGCACCAATGTCGTGCTCCATGACAAGCTTGATTTTCCTGTGAAAAAAGGGAGATGA
- a CDS encoding helix-hairpin-helix domain-containing protein — protein sequence MKIEKKHLYVVILLAAAFLIVYGARGKASEYIVSPEKEELQSSAQEATIKIEPEEDISANLKVFISGEVASYGVVEVPNGSRLIDAVEKLGGLTADADINRTNLAQKLEDGNHYVILKIGEEAESAALGQNAQSPASGASSSTEGKININTADKNALMQLPGIGQVIAERIVAYREQGQGFKSIEDIMNVSGIGQKKYEGIKDMVTVK from the coding sequence GTGAAGATAGAAAAGAAACACCTGTATGTTGTGATTTTGCTTGCAGCTGCTTTTTTGATAGTCTATGGGGCGCGGGGCAAGGCTTCTGAATACATAGTAAGCCCGGAAAAGGAGGAGCTCCAAAGCAGTGCGCAGGAAGCCACAATTAAAATCGAGCCTGAGGAAGATATCTCTGCTAATCTCAAGGTTTTTATAAGCGGCGAGGTTGCAAGCTACGGCGTGGTTGAAGTGCCAAATGGTTCCCGTCTTATTGACGCTGTGGAAAAACTGGGAGGCTTAACGGCGGATGCCGACATAAACAGAACCAATCTGGCGCAAAAACTTGAAGACGGAAACCATTATGTCATACTTAAAATCGGCGAGGAGGCGGAGTCCGCCGCATTGGGTCAGAATGCGCAAAGCCCGGCTTCTGGCGCTTCTTCAAGTACAGAGGGCAAGATAAATATAAACACTGCAGACAAGAATGCTCTCATGCAGCTGCCCGGGATAGGGCAGGTGATAGCGGAGCGGATAGTAGCATACAGGGAGCAGGGGCAGGGCTTCAAAAGCATCGAGGATATTATGAACGTTTCCGGGATTGGCCAGAAGAAATACGAGGGCATCAAGGATATGGTAACCGTAAAGTGA
- the selD gene encoding selenide, water dikinase SelD, with protein MKGSKEIKLTQMVTASGUAAKIGPEDLAKALVGLPKMFDERLLVGFDTSDDAAVYRLDDDKALIQTLDFFTPMVDDPYLFGQIAASNSLSDVYAMGGKPIVAMNIVCFPSCHDMSILGEILKGGADKVIESGAILVGGHTVDDKEPKYGLSVAGLVHPDKVLANSGARPGDALILTKPIGTGIVSTGMKAAMVQKSTEDEVVKIMAHLNKYAAEALDGFNVNSVTDITGFGFLGHAAEMAKGSGVTLEISSKDIPIMSEAEELAKMGIIPAGMYRNKKFIQSDVLCEGVSEHIMDILYDPQTSGGLLVSVPQEHARALADKMTSCGSLAAKIVGRVLSKEEKSIIVI; from the coding sequence ATGAAAGGCAGCAAGGAAATAAAGCTCACACAGATGGTTACAGCTTCGGGCTGAGCAGCCAAGATAGGGCCAGAGGATTTGGCCAAGGCGCTTGTCGGTCTTCCCAAGATGTTTGATGAAAGGCTTCTTGTAGGCTTTGACACTTCTGATGATGCAGCTGTATATAGATTGGATGACGACAAGGCGCTCATTCAGACGCTCGACTTTTTCACGCCCATGGTGGATGATCCCTATCTTTTCGGACAGATAGCGGCGTCAAACTCGCTTTCGGACGTGTATGCCATGGGTGGTAAGCCGATAGTTGCTATGAACATAGTTTGCTTTCCTTCGTGCCATGATATGTCAATACTTGGCGAGATACTAAAGGGCGGAGCCGATAAGGTAATCGAGTCAGGCGCCATTCTTGTAGGAGGGCACACGGTCGATGACAAGGAACCCAAATACGGGCTTTCGGTTGCAGGACTGGTGCATCCTGACAAGGTGCTTGCGAATTCAGGAGCAAGGCCCGGAGATGCGCTGATACTTACAAAACCTATAGGAACAGGCATAGTAAGCACAGGCATGAAAGCCGCTATGGTGCAAAAAAGCACTGAGGATGAGGTTGTGAAAATAATGGCCCATCTAAACAAGTATGCAGCCGAGGCTCTGGACGGTTTCAATGTTAATTCGGTTACAGACATAACCGGCTTTGGATTCCTGGGGCACGCAGCTGAGATGGCCAAGGGCTCGGGAGTGACGCTTGAAATATCCTCAAAGGATATTCCTATAATGTCAGAGGCCGAGGAGCTCGCCAAGATGGGAATAATCCCGGCCGGAATGTACAGGAACAAAAAATTCATCCAGAGCGATGTGCTTTGCGAGGGTGTAAGCGAGCACATAATGGACATCCTGTATGATCCTCAGACCTCGGGAGGCCTGCTGGTATCAGTTCCGCAGGAGCATGCCAGGGCTCTGGCTGACAAAATGACAAGCTGTGGAAGCCTTGCGGCAAAAATTGTAGGCAGGGTACTGAGCAAGGAAGAAAAGAGCATAATCGTAATATAA
- the selA gene encoding L-seryl-tRNA(Sec) selenium transferase, producing MDKRTLFSKLPSVDKILGNDGVIELEKEYPRSLIVEVIREQIELARKRILELNESDMEGFDIDEDILINDIGHQLKLKYALKLKRLINATGVVVHTNLGRSPMAEEIKEDLWLIASRYSNLEYDIESGKRGSRYSHLEEIVRKITGAEDVLVVNNNAAAVMLVLGTMAQGKEVITSRGELVEIGGSFRIPSVMEQSGAKLVEVGTTNKTYASDYEAAITENTGALLKVHTSNFRVVGFTNTPELEELREIGDKYDIPVIEDLGSGVFIDLSKYGLSYEPTVMDSLRKGADIVTFSGDKILGGPQAGIIVGKKKYIDKMKKNQLTRALRVDKFIICALEATMRYYIEEEIAIKKIPTLRMLTYKLDEIKEKAQRLNEMIGRLGIPAEVKIEVGHSQVGGGSLPLERIESRVISIVPENMSVSRLEESLRLCDDHIIGRVYDEKYVIDVRTLFDEEYEIICNQLKSILG from the coding sequence ATGGATAAAAGGACGCTTTTTTCAAAACTGCCTTCTGTAGACAAGATCTTAGGCAATGACGGCGTAATAGAGCTGGAAAAGGAGTATCCAAGAAGCCTCATAGTCGAGGTCATAAGGGAGCAAATAGAACTTGCCAGAAAGAGGATACTAGAACTTAATGAGAGCGACATGGAAGGTTTTGACATAGATGAAGACATACTTATAAACGATATAGGCCACCAGCTTAAGCTGAAATATGCGCTAAAACTCAAAAGGCTCATAAATGCTACTGGTGTTGTGGTACATACGAATCTAGGCAGATCTCCAATGGCTGAGGAGATTAAGGAGGATCTTTGGCTTATCGCCTCGAGATACTCAAACCTCGAATATGACATAGAAAGTGGCAAGAGAGGCTCGAGGTATTCTCACCTTGAGGAGATAGTAAGAAAAATCACAGGAGCAGAAGACGTGCTGGTTGTAAACAACAATGCGGCCGCCGTAATGCTAGTGCTTGGAACAATGGCGCAAGGCAAGGAGGTAATAACGTCAAGGGGAGAACTCGTTGAAATCGGCGGCTCCTTTAGGATACCAAGCGTGATGGAGCAGAGCGGGGCCAAGCTTGTGGAGGTTGGAACAACCAACAAGACGTACGCCTCTGATTACGAGGCTGCAATAACTGAAAACACGGGCGCGCTGCTTAAGGTGCATACTAGCAACTTCAGGGTTGTGGGCTTTACAAACACTCCTGAGCTGGAGGAGCTAAGGGAGATAGGCGACAAATACGATATACCAGTCATAGAGGATCTTGGAAGCGGTGTGTTCATAGATCTTTCAAAATATGGCCTTTCATACGAGCCTACTGTTATGGATTCCCTCAGAAAGGGAGCGGACATTGTAACGTTCAGCGGTGACAAGATACTCGGCGGGCCTCAGGCAGGCATAATAGTCGGAAAGAAAAAATATATAGACAAGATGAAGAAAAACCAGCTGACAAGAGCGCTCAGGGTGGACAAGTTCATAATATGTGCGCTTGAAGCAACAATGAGATACTACATCGAAGAGGAGATTGCGATAAAGAAAATACCAACGCTTAGGATGCTCACATATAAATTAGACGAGATTAAAGAAAAGGCGCAAAGGCTAAATGAGATGATAGGAAGGCTAGGCATTCCGGCTGAAGTCAAAATAGAAGTTGGACATTCCCAGGTAGGCGGCGGCTCGCTTCCGCTCGAGAGGATAGAGAGCAGAGTGATATCCATAGTTCCTGAAAACATGAGCGTATCAAGGCTCGAAGAGAGCCTCAGGCTTTGTGATGACCATATTATAGGCAGGGTATACGACGAGAAATACGTAATTGACGTTAGGACTCTCTTTGACGAAGAATACGAAATAATATGCAACCAGCTGAAAAGCATCCTGGGATAG
- the selB gene encoding selenocysteine-specific translation elongation factor, with amino-acid sequence MKNIIIGTAGHIDHGKTTLIKALTGKETDRLKEEKKRGISIDLGFTNFDLPSGKRAGIVDVPGHEKFIKNMLAGVHGMDLVLLVVSADEGVMPQTIEHLEILNLLDIKKGLIVITKADTVDTDFKELVKEDVMEKLEGTFLENADIVEVDSISGTGIKELTEEIDRLTDEVEDKNIDANPRLSIDRVFSIKGFGTVVTGTLIEGKMNLDDDMMIYPGEIKTKIRSLQVHGESQKIAYAGQRVAINLANVRVEEIERGDVLAKPNSMQSSMMIDVKLKLIKNLDRGLRYWDRIRLYHGAKEILGRVAFLDREELAPGEECFCQIRLEDTIVAKKDDRFVIRYYSPMITVGGGAIIDTNPKKHKRFDEDVLSSLNMKESGDPQFVVEENIRTNSKDYPVLKEIAKSLGENEDIVLENIKGLVASGRVIDINGTYIHLEHYDRLRQKICSTLEEFHKSNRLKRGMLKEELRSRVESKLKSKDFDILLERVAADKEIKIEENLASISSFSVKFSDSDIKIRQEIEDTIRQGGFSPEQIDVITGERSEYIQVFESMVGETLVRVSEDTVFHKEIYEKALDLLRDHVQKNGEITLAEFRDMIGASRKYAMLLLEDFDRKRITRRIGEKRVLS; translated from the coding sequence ATGAAGAATATAATAATAGGAACGGCAGGGCATATAGACCACGGCAAGACGACTCTTATAAAAGCCCTCACAGGAAAAGAGACGGACAGACTGAAGGAAGAAAAGAAAAGGGGAATATCAATAGACCTTGGCTTCACCAATTTTGACCTTCCAAGCGGTAAAAGGGCGGGCATAGTAGACGTTCCCGGGCATGAAAAGTTCATCAAAAACATGCTCGCAGGTGTCCACGGCATGGACCTGGTTCTGCTTGTGGTGTCTGCAGATGAAGGCGTAATGCCGCAGACTATAGAGCATCTTGAGATACTAAACCTCCTGGATATAAAAAAGGGGCTGATAGTAATCACAAAGGCAGACACGGTCGATACGGATTTCAAGGAGCTTGTAAAGGAAGACGTCATGGAAAAGCTGGAAGGGACATTCCTTGAAAATGCCGACATAGTCGAGGTGGACTCAATAAGCGGCACAGGCATAAAGGAGCTTACCGAGGAAATAGACAGGCTCACAGACGAGGTTGAGGATAAAAATATAGATGCAAATCCAAGACTGAGCATAGACAGGGTATTTAGCATAAAGGGCTTTGGAACTGTAGTCACAGGCACGCTCATCGAGGGCAAGATGAACCTTGACGATGACATGATGATATACCCTGGCGAGATAAAGACTAAGATAAGGAGTCTCCAGGTACACGGAGAATCACAAAAAATTGCATACGCAGGACAAAGGGTTGCTATAAATCTGGCAAACGTAAGAGTGGAGGAAATAGAAAGAGGCGATGTACTGGCAAAGCCGAATTCAATGCAAAGCTCCATGATGATAGATGTAAAGCTAAAGCTTATAAAAAACCTGGACAGAGGCCTGAGATACTGGGACAGGATAAGACTTTATCATGGGGCAAAGGAAATACTCGGCAGGGTGGCGTTTCTTGACCGAGAAGAGCTTGCGCCGGGCGAAGAATGTTTCTGCCAGATAAGACTCGAGGATACGATAGTTGCAAAAAAAGACGACAGATTTGTTATAAGGTACTACTCCCCTATGATTACAGTGGGAGGAGGTGCAATAATAGACACTAATCCAAAAAAACACAAGAGGTTTGACGAGGATGTGCTCAGCTCGCTCAACATGAAGGAAAGCGGAGACCCGCAGTTTGTAGTGGAAGAAAACATAAGGACTAACTCAAAGGATTATCCGGTGCTCAAGGAAATAGCCAAGTCGCTCGGAGAGAATGAGGATATAGTGCTGGAAAACATAAAGGGCCTTGTGGCAAGCGGGCGAGTGATAGACATAAACGGAACTTACATTCACCTGGAGCATTATGACAGGCTAAGACAAAAGATATGCAGCACACTGGAGGAGTTTCATAAAAGCAATAGGCTTAAAAGGGGCATGCTCAAGGAGGAGCTGCGCTCAAGAGTTGAGAGCAAGTTAAAGAGCAAGGATTTCGATATATTGCTTGAACGGGTTGCAGCAGACAAAGAGATAAAGATTGAAGAAAATCTGGCTTCAATAAGCAGCTTTAGCGTAAAATTCAGTGATTCTGATATTAAAATAAGGCAGGAAATAGAAGACACAATCAGGCAGGGCGGATTTTCGCCGGAGCAGATTGACGTTATAACAGGCGAGAGGTCCGAATATATTCAGGTGTTCGAGTCAATGGTGGGCGAAACGCTTGTAAGGGTGTCTGAAGACACTGTATTCCATAAGGAGATATATGAAAAGGCTCTCGACCTGCTCAGGGATCACGTTCAAAAAAACGGAGAAATTACGCTTGCTGAATTCAGGGACATGATAGGCGCCAGCAGGAAATACGCCATGCTTTTGCTTGAGGATTTCGACAGGAAGAGGATTACAAGAAGGATAGGGGAAAAGCGGGTCCTTTCATAG
- a CDS encoding acetate/propionate family kinase, giving the protein MNVLVINCGSSSLKYQLINMQNEEVLGKGLVERIGIEGSKLTHEAAGKKIVIEDPMKDHKDALKHVLSALVDKDHGAVADMSEISAVGHRVVHGGEKFASSVVITPEVMDAIKECSDLAPLHNPANIMGIDACKEILPNVPHVAVFDTAFHQTMPKDSYLYGLPYELYEKHGIRKYGFHGTSHKYVSDRAAAILGKDIKDLKIITCHLGNGASIAAVEFGKSVDTSMGLTPLEGSIMGTRCGDIDPAIVKFIMDKENLNAAQVDSLLNKQSGILGMSCISSDFRDVENAANEGNELAQVALSAFAKRVKKYIGSYMAEMGGVDAIVFTAGLGENSISMREDICEGLDGLGIVIDKEKNNVRGKETVVSTDDSKVKILVIPTNEELVIARDTAELAK; this is encoded by the coding sequence ATGAACGTTCTAGTAATAAACTGCGGAAGTTCTTCGCTAAAGTACCAGCTTATCAATATGCAAAATGAAGAGGTTCTAGGAAAAGGCCTTGTAGAGAGAATAGGAATAGAAGGCTCAAAGCTTACTCATGAGGCTGCCGGCAAGAAAATAGTAATAGAAGATCCTATGAAGGACCACAAAGACGCTCTTAAGCACGTTCTAAGCGCACTTGTAGACAAGGATCACGGGGCTGTAGCTGACATGAGCGAGATATCTGCTGTAGGACACAGAGTTGTTCACGGCGGAGAGAAGTTTGCAAGCTCTGTGGTTATAACTCCGGAAGTTATGGATGCTATAAAAGAATGTTCTGACCTGGCACCGCTTCACAATCCAGCAAACATAATGGGAATAGATGCTTGTAAAGAGATTCTTCCAAACGTTCCTCATGTTGCAGTTTTCGATACTGCTTTCCATCAGACAATGCCAAAAGATTCATACCTGTATGGACTTCCATACGAGCTTTATGAGAAGCACGGAATAAGAAAATACGGCTTCCACGGAACATCTCACAAGTATGTTTCTGACAGAGCCGCTGCCATACTCGGTAAAGACATAAAGGACCTTAAGATAATAACTTGCCACCTTGGAAACGGCGCGAGCATAGCTGCTGTTGAATTCGGCAAATCAGTAGACACTTCAATGGGACTTACTCCTCTTGAGGGCTCTATAATGGGAACAAGATGCGGAGACATAGACCCGGCAATAGTTAAGTTCATAATGGACAAAGAGAACCTAAACGCTGCTCAGGTTGACTCTCTTCTTAACAAGCAGTCAGGTATACTTGGAATGTCGTGCATAAGCAGCGACTTCAGAGATGTTGAAAATGCAGCAAATGAAGGAAACGAGCTTGCTCAGGTTGCTCTTTCTGCTTTCGCTAAGAGAGTTAAGAAGTATATAGGCTCTTACATGGCTGAAATGGGCGGAGTAGACGCAATAGTCTTCACTGCAGGCCTTGGAGAAAACTCTATATCAATGAGAGAAGACATATGCGAAGGGCTTGATGGTCTTGGCATAGTTATAGACAAAGAGAAGAACAATGTAAGAGGAAAAGAAACGGTAGTCAGCACAGACGATTCAAAGGTTAAGATACTAGTAATCCCAACAAATGAAGAGCTTGTAATAGCTAGAGACACAGCTGAGCTTGCAAAATAG
- a CDS encoding YceD family protein yields MLNISLGELKSRELDIVYLDFEEKIDSIDVDGRRVKVTSPVKVEGSIANTDEGMYLDCRITTVIEDSCSRCLKNMQVEIDAQAQGFLVHKDEEEEALEGEEDVFLYEGEMLNFHNIIRDTIIISMPQKLLCSEECKGICPGCGVDLNIEECKCSKEQTDERLIDPRFEKLKDLL; encoded by the coding sequence ATGTTAAATATTAGCCTTGGAGAATTGAAGTCTAGAGAACTGGATATAGTATATCTGGATTTTGAGGAAAAAATAGACTCAATTGATGTTGACGGCAGAAGAGTTAAGGTCACTTCGCCTGTGAAGGTAGAGGGAAGCATAGCCAATACCGATGAAGGTATGTATCTTGACTGCAGAATTACTACGGTAATAGAAGATTCCTGCAGCAGATGCCTTAAGAATATGCAGGTGGAGATAGATGCTCAGGCTCAAGGGTTCCTCGTTCATAAAGATGAAGAGGAAGAGGCTCTTGAGGGCGAAGAGGATGTATTCTTGTATGAAGGGGAAATGCTCAATTTCCACAACATAATAAGAGATACTATAATTATTAGTATGCCTCAAAAATTGCTCTGCAGTGAGGAATGCAAGGGGATTTGCCCGGGCTGCGGAGTCGACCTGAACATCGAGGAATGCAAGTGCAGTAAAGAGCAAACGGATGAGAGGCTTATAGACCCTCGTTTTGAAAAATTAAAAGATTTGCTATAG
- the rpmF gene encoding 50S ribosomal protein L32, whose product MAVPKRKTGKCDSRSRRAANMKMTAPGFVECPNCHEPKMPHRVCPDCGHYKGKEVVAVSE is encoded by the coding sequence ATGGCAGTACCAAAGCGTAAAACAGGAAAATGTGATTCACGTTCAAGAAGAGCGGCAAACATGAAGATGACAGCACCAGGATTTGTAGAATGTCCTAACTGTCACGAACCAAAGATGCCTCACAGAGTGTGCCCAGATTGCGGACACTACAAAGGCAAAGAAGTAGTAGCAGTTTCTGAATAA
- the fapR gene encoding transcription factor FapR — MRKKKKSERQSELMEMLKVDPFYTDGELSEYFKVSIQTVRLDRLALGIPEYRERVKQIAESNVEKVTTLIGGELVGELVNLEIGSIGISILETTGDMIYSKSGIVKGHYLFGQAESLAMAVIDAPAVLLGVANIKTITPIKAGEKLVAKAEVARKRGRKHYVHVKINNQAQEQVFRGKFIFDELADKEA; from the coding sequence GTGAGAAAAAAAAAGAAAAGTGAAAGACAAAGCGAACTCATGGAAATGTTAAAAGTAGACCCTTTTTATACTGATGGGGAGCTTTCTGAATATTTTAAAGTCAGCATACAGACAGTGAGACTGGATCGACTTGCACTTGGAATACCAGAATATAGGGAAAGAGTCAAACAAATTGCGGAATCGAATGTTGAAAAAGTGACAACTCTGATTGGCGGCGAACTTGTAGGAGAGCTGGTCAATCTTGAAATAGGCAGCATAGGCATATCAATACTTGAAACTACAGGCGACATGATATACAGCAAGTCAGGCATAGTAAAAGGGCACTATCTGTTTGGTCAGGCCGAGTCGCTCGCTATGGCTGTTATAGATGCGCCGGCGGTGCTTTTGGGCGTCGCGAATATTAAGACAATAACCCCGATAAAAGCGGGAGAAAAGCTAGTTGCAAAGGCCGAGGTGGCCAGAAAGCGCGGCAGGAAGCATTATGTGCATGTGAAGATAAACAATCAGGCCCAGGAGCAAGTGTTCAGGGGCAAGTTCATATTTGACGAGCTTGCAGACAAGGAGGCGTGA
- the plsX gene encoding phosphate acyltransferase PlsX, whose translation MKIAIDGMGGDHAPFSTVKGIVDAINEYNAEIVVTGDKTVLENEFAKYSFDKGNLEIIHTTQVVTNDDKPVKAVKGKKDSSMMVALELVKNNKADAAVSAGNTGALLAGGLLNIGRIAGVDRPALCTALPSKKGFTLLLDAGANADCKPINIVQFGIMGSIYARQVLDVKNPTVGLVNVGSEEGKGNELTKAAYELLKEEKLINFTGNIEARDIPEGKADVVVCDGFTGNVILKLIEGVADFLMGKLKNVFMSGLISKLAALLVKDGLKQMKSELDYSEYGGAPFVGVDGALIKAHGSSDAKAIKNAIGYAMKYVEGDVVGEIKNSIKGE comes from the coding sequence TTGAAGATAGCTATAGATGGTATGGGCGGCGACCATGCGCCTTTCTCTACGGTAAAAGGCATTGTCGACGCAATAAACGAATATAATGCGGAAATTGTTGTAACCGGAGACAAGACTGTTTTGGAAAATGAATTTGCAAAATACAGCTTTGACAAGGGGAATTTGGAAATCATACATACAACGCAGGTTGTGACGAACGACGACAAGCCTGTAAAGGCGGTGAAAGGCAAGAAGGATTCGTCTATGATGGTTGCACTCGAACTTGTCAAGAACAATAAGGCCGATGCTGCTGTTTCCGCAGGCAATACCGGGGCTCTGCTTGCCGGAGGACTGCTTAATATAGGCAGGATAGCGGGCGTAGACAGGCCGGCTCTTTGCACTGCGCTGCCAAGCAAAAAAGGATTCACACTTCTTCTCGATGCAGGGGCGAATGCCGACTGCAAGCCCATAAATATTGTGCAGTTTGGAATAATGGGTTCGATTTACGCCAGGCAGGTTCTTGATGTCAAGAATCCCACGGTTGGGCTGGTAAATGTAGGCTCGGAGGAAGGCAAAGGGAATGAACTTACAAAGGCTGCATATGAACTGCTCAAAGAAGAAAAACTTATTAATTTCACGGGCAACATTGAGGCCAGGGATATCCCCGAGGGCAAAGCAGACGTGGTTGTATGCGATGGTTTTACGGGCAATGTCATACTCAAGCTAATCGAGGGTGTAGCCGATTTTCTAATGGGCAAGCTCAAGAATGTTTTCATGAGCGGGCTGATTTCGAAGCTGGCAGCATTGCTTGTCAAGGACGGACTCAAGCAGATGAAAAGCGAGCTTGACTACTCAGAGTACGGAGGAGCTCCGTTTGTTGGAGTGGACGGAGCGCTCATCAAGGCGCACGGAAGCTCGGATGCCAAGGCTATAAAGAATGCAATCGGTTATGCTATGAAATATGTCGAGGGTGATGTCGTTGGAGAAATCAAGAATTCCATCAAGGGTGAATAG
- a CDS encoding beta-ketoacyl-ACP synthase III, producing the protein MKKAGIIGMGGYVPERVLDNLEMEKIVDTTDEWITSRTGIRQRRIASDSQATSDLAVEAAREALVSAGIKADELDLIIVATLTPDSNMPSTACIVQDKIGATRAAAFDLGAACSGFVYGLITGAQFIQTGAYKKVLVIGAETMSRVLDWNDRGTCVLFGDGAGAAVLAEVGEDEGITSFELGSDGSGAEFLIIPAGGSRMPATCDVVKERLNCLKMAGPEVFKFAVRIMADSAKRVVESAGLEMNDIDIMIPHQANTRIIESSSKKAGHARRKNVC; encoded by the coding sequence ATGAAAAAAGCTGGAATCATCGGGATGGGCGGCTACGTGCCTGAGAGAGTTTTAGACAATCTTGAGATGGAGAAGATAGTTGATACTACTGATGAGTGGATAACCAGCAGAACTGGTATAAGGCAAAGAAGGATAGCATCAGACAGCCAGGCAACTTCGGATCTTGCTGTGGAAGCTGCGAGGGAAGCCTTGGTTTCTGCTGGCATAAAAGCGGATGAGCTGGATCTTATTATAGTGGCAACTCTGACTCCAGATTCGAACATGCCTTCAACGGCTTGTATTGTGCAAGACAAGATCGGGGCTACAAGGGCTGCGGCATTTGACCTTGGAGCTGCCTGCTCGGGATTCGTATATGGACTTATCACGGGAGCTCAGTTTATACAAACTGGTGCATACAAGAAAGTGCTCGTGATAGGAGCGGAGACTATGTCCAGAGTGCTTGACTGGAATGACAGGGGTACGTGCGTTCTTTTCGGAGACGGTGCGGGAGCCGCAGTGCTTGCCGAAGTCGGTGAAGACGAGGGAATCACATCGTTTGAACTTGGCTCGGACGGAAGCGGCGCTGAGTTTCTTATAATACCTGCAGGCGGTTCGAGAATGCCGGCTACCTGCGATGTAGTGAAGGAAAGGCTAAACTGCCTCAAAATGGCAGGCCCTGAAGTTTTCAAGTTTGCTGTAAGGATTATGGCGGATTCTGCCAAGAGAGTGGTTGAGTCAGCAGGCCTTGAAATGAACGATATAGACATAATGATACCGCATCAGGCAAACACAAGGATTATCGAATCTTCCTCAAAAAAGGCTGGCCATGCCCGAAGAAAAAATGTTTGTTAA
- a CDS encoding 3-oxoacyl-[acyl-carrier-protein] synthase III C-terminal domain-containing protein, with product MFVNLDKYGNMSGASIPFALYEAQKSGKIKKGDNVLMVGFGAGLTWGAVVLKWSI from the coding sequence ATGTTTGTTAACCTTGACAAGTATGGGAATATGTCTGGAGCATCCATACCTTTTGCGCTTTATGAAGCGCAAAAGAGCGGGAAGATAAAAAAAGGCGACAACGTGCTCATGGTGGGATTCGGCGCGGGACTTACCTGGGGCGCGGTTGTTCTTAAATGGAGTATATAG